The region GCTGCGCcgcccctctcctctcctgcgaAGCTCCTTTGTCTGAGGCTGTGGAGACTTTCCTGGTGCCACGAGGCCCCTCCTTGACGTGCGGAGCAAAAGCTCCTCAGCCTCGCAAGGCAAAGCCTGGCTGGGCTTGGAGAGCGTGGCTGTGTGTACATGCTTAGGGAGTCCACGCGGTGCCTTCAGCGAGTCTGTCTCGGGTACGGGACTCTGCACGGCTCTATGTAAAATCTCAGGATTAGAGCAAGCGACTGTTCCCAGGACGGCTTCCCTCGTGGTTTGGGGTACCATTTCCTGGGCTCTTACTGCCACAGGATCAGCCATGCGCTGCATCCTTACCAAAGGCTGCCTTTACTGCCTCCTTTTCCCTAAAAGCTGCTTTTAGATTACTGCCTCCTTTTCCCTAAAAGCTGCTTTTAGATGATTGCTGCAGCCAGGCTTAACTACTTAACTTGGGCTGAACGACACGCGTCTTCTCCATAAGCATTTCCAGCTAATTGCAGCACAGGGGTGAGTGGTAACTCCCCAAGCCAAGGTAACTTAGTCCCTGTCTCTGATCAGCAGCAGGCTCAAACCCCGACCTGCACTGAGGAAGACGTTAGCCGGGTATCAGTGTAAGCTCCTTGATTCTTGTAAAATGAAGCCTGGATTCTCTAGATTTCCTGCTTTCTTTGACCAAAACCCAGCTCCAAAGTAGGGAGGATACGGGCACGGTTGTGTCTCAGTGGCGTTGTGCAGGCAGGTTACGACAGCAAAGAGAGACCCTGCCGGGTTGCAACAGCTCAAGCAAAATCATCTGAGAAGTGAAGCAAAATTTAACTTTTCACATTGTGGTAACGCCCAAAGCGTCAAATACCTTCTTGCGGTATTGAGTTAGAAACGCCTGCAGTGATGTGTAGATGGCCCAGCCTTGGCTAAAGGCTGTTGTGTCCGTGTGGATCTTTTTAACAGCAACTTCCCTTATACCGGACCCAGAGTTGGCGTTTGCATGAGTCTGACTTTGTTTTTATGGGAGTCTCCTCTCCAGTCAGGAGGAAGTCTTCTAACTGGGGCACGTGGCGATGAAAGCACACGCTCCTAatggaaaatgggggaaaaaaaaattctgctgtgcTGTGAAGGCACcataaaatgataaaaacatCAGCTGGACTGAGCGTGCTGGTTCTCTGCAGGGTGGCTTGCCTGGAAATACATGGAGTTGTAAACACCACTGTTTGCCTTTGTTGCCAGCGCATATATCACCCCCATCTCCTTGGTTTCTAGGGAATTATCAGTTGAGAGAGAGATGATGAGTTTCTTCAGTCTATTTTAACGTGTGCTTAGTGCCTTAGCAAGCAAATACGAGTGTTATTGCCGTCAGTGCTCCTTGAGGTGGGAAGGGGACATTAGTCCCAAGTTCTGGCGGTGTGGCAACACAACAATTTTACGGGCTGGATTATTTTTTGCCACAAGCTTAAGGAGTTTATTTGCCTCCGTGCTTAGGTCTGCTGAAGTGTAAAGCAATATGCCACATTAGACTTTAACTGCTGAGTAACTGAGTGGCTTTCGGGTGGCCAGGCGCTGCTGCTCTCAGCCAGCTCCGGTGGCACCGCTGCCAGCGAGCTACACATCCCTTGATAACCTTTTTTCCAAGCCTTTTGAGGCGACGTCTTTTGTCACAGCCATCCTCCAGCAAGCACGGGCTGAGATCAAAGCTCTGCTTTAGCCACGCATCCATCTCCAGTTGGAGAGCCCTTCAGGAATGGCATAAGCCCTTTAATTATCGCTTCTCCGTCTTTCTCCAGCTCCTGAAGGTCTGATGCCCCTTTCACCCCCTGACATGCGCTGGTTTTGTACACCACGTTAAAATAacgtcctcttttttttttttttttcttccacccccacctccttcccaccctctgcTTTGGCTGTGCCGGGCCTTTGCAGAGGTCGTCGGCTCAGGCTTTGAGCGAAATCACGGCCAAAGTACTGAGAGCCATAAACACCACGGAGCAAGCGGTGTGCGAGTCATTGCATGGAGAAAGCCAGTGCAACGGCGGCTGTGCCCTCCCCGCcgggcagctccccagcctgggAGACGGGAAAGAGGTGGCCGAAGCCTACCGTGAGCTTGAAGAAAACGTAAGGTTCACAAGAGCTTTCCGCAAGCAGGGAGGGCATCGTGgtgcggggggaaggggggtgggaaTAGAGAGGaaacccctcccccccaaaaaaaatttctCGTTGGCAGGTGGTTGAGCATTAAAGGGTTGGGCACCACAGAGGGATATAAAAAGTCTGGTCTCGTCTGACGGTGGCATGGGCTGTTTTATGAGGGAAATGGCACAGCAGCAAGTGGAGACGCTCTCGTCTTGTGCCTTCCCTTGCCTTGGTCCCTGGTTCCCCCCTGGGTGAGCGCCAGGGAGAGAGAACAAGCGCGGTCCCCAGCTCGCGGTGGCGTTGCTTTGCTGGACGTCGGCAGTCCCGCGCTCCGGCTGCAGCAGAAGCTTTTGTCCCACTTCTCTTCCGCACGGCGTTTCGCTGGGGCTTTTACGAACGAGGATAACGTGAACGTGACCTGTCTGTCAGCTGAGGCTGACTTGTGCCTGGGGCTGGTAGGCTCACGCAGGTGATAAGTTTACGTCCAGAGCACAATCCCCTGCTGGGTTTGTGTGACTGTGTGAAGCACCGacaatatggggttttttttagctgctGTAAACCCGGATGAATCGATTCCCCCGTGGGAAATGGATTGCATCCGCAGTGCCATTTACCAAGCGGCAAAGAAACAGTTCACAGATGGGGCAAGGAGTTGCGTCTCCACCTGGGTGGTCGTGTTTCACTGTCAGAAACGGCCTGCGATGGGGGAGCAGGGTTTTAAGACACGCTCTGCAGCTCATCTCTCGTCAGGGAGAGCTTATGTGTAAAAGCAGGGAGCAGAGTGCGCTCAGAAAGCGCCCCACCTGGCTGGTTTCTGGCCAAACACAGCACCCCAGGGGAAGAGGGGTGGCTGGGTGAAGGTTTTgaggttcccccccccctcctcccaggagaggggacagggctggggatgctgtgAGTTTAGTTGCCATCAGCGGTGGGGCAGCGGCAAGGCGGGGGACAGACGATGGCCCCGGGGAGCTGCGCGCTCATCCTGCCCTCCCCTCAAGGGCCCCGGCTGAGTCACGGCTGGCTCGCGCTCCGAGGGATGCCACCGGCCTCGCAGGGCGCTGGGAGGGTTTGATGGCCCAACAACAAACCACGTCCCTGTGACTCACGGGTTGAGCAGCTTCACGGATGGCGCCTGCAAGTGTTCGCAGCCGGTTACAGCCTCGGGGTCTGCACGGGGATCGGTGGGACCTATGGGCCGTGGGGCGCGTTGCTGTGATTTGGGTGGATGCCCGGTACTTCAGTGCGTGCAGGGGGCTCGTGCCAGGCAGTTCCGTGCAATGGAAAAAATGGTGAGGGCTGGAGGAACGGGAACTGCATTAGTAGAACCAAGATTTTTGGGATCATTCAGCAAaaacgtggccccacaacccatctGATAACCTTGTGTGGTTGCATACCAACATCCTAAATTGCCTTGCTTGGACTTGCGTCGTTGTAGTGGCCCAGGAGGAGGCAAGTGACAGTAAAACCAGTGGGTTTATTGGGGTAGAACCTTTTACCCTTCTTACCTAGGCAGCAAAGGTAATGTGTTGCTTCCCGTGGAGGCCGTGcatccccagccagccctgccatcTTCACCCCACCGCTGCACTGCGCTCCATTTGCACCCGTGATTGCTCTCAGCCAGGACCATTCCTGCGTATCCAGAGCAGTTCCTGAGCAAAGCTGCCTTTTGCAGGGGTCAGGTTAGTTAACTGCCTGGGGCCAAACTCCCAAATCCTGACCCAGGCAACCCAGCAGCACCAACTGAGCAGATTTGGAGTCAGTCAGTCTCTGTCCCAGCTTGCTGCCACCACGCATCATGGCAGCCAGCGCCTGTTTGCGGGTACCTGCCTCTCCTCTGAGCATGCAGCATGAAGATGCTCATGCTACTCAAGTAGGTCATCGAGTTTTGGTCCTTCCTGTGTTCCCATTGAACCTCTTACCATTTCACCCCCTTGGTAATTGCTCTCAAAAAtcctggggaaaggaggaaatgaGACGAAAAGCCCTGCCAGAGCTGGCTGGTACTGTCTGTGCTGCGAGGCAAAGCAGCAGCCGTCAAATAGCGGCAGGAGCTGATGCATCTGGGGCTGTAGCCGCACCAGGAGAGGAGGACTCCAGGCAGATTAACTCTGtaatgtggtggtttttttcttctatttcaggtGTACCTGACTGCTGGAAAGACCTACCAGCTTGGGAAGACCCTGAAGGAGCTTGAGGAAGGGGCTCAGCACAGCGGCACTACCGACTCAGAGCTGTCGGAGCTGGAGGACAAAGTGGcctcagcagctgctcaggtgCAGCAGGCAGAGAGTGAGGTGAGGGCTTGGCTCTGAGAGCGGCTCTGCCCAGACCCCTGGCCAGCAATGGCAAACAAAGCCGGTGCTAGACCCTTCCGCCTCCATCTGTGCGTTTATTTCCTCCCTCTAAAGATATCAGACATCGAATCCCGAATTGCGGCTCTGTCCGCCGCAGGGCTGACGGTGAAGCCGGTGGAAAAAGCGAGGAAGAAGTCGACCGGGCAGGTGAGCATAGAGGATGGTGGTATGAGAGGTCCCAGCCCCAAGACTCATGTGCACCCCCGGATCGTTGCTGCCGTCCCCGGGCGCTGTGAAGGGCTGTTTGGCTTCCTGAGCtgagcccagctccctccctgctgcccgctGCTCTCCCCAGGGCTCCCAGAGTAGAAGTCTCGTGGAGGATGGTGGACGACGCTGATTCCTTACGTGCATCAAGGGAGGGCTTTGTATTTGGGGACTGATGCTcttcctggggctgctggagggcaCAGGGGGCTGCTGCATGCACCGCAGCCTGGACTCAACTCCTGTGCTCCCATACTGATTTTCATAATCACGGTCCATCGGGCAGAGTTGCTGCCATGGCAGTACGCTGCCTCTTCTGCTCGCCTTGGGATCAGTCCAGGCTAAATGGAAGaggtgaaaaagcaaagaaaggcagaCCAAGTCGTCCTTTGCACCCCCAGAGAAAACTCTGCCTTTCTTTGCCCGCAGGCTGCCTGCCTCCCCTCTCCCGGTCCCGCCAGCAGCAGTCCCGGGGAGTCTTCGGATGACGTTAAAGTGAGTATGTGCTTAAACTGTGCCGGCTCGTGCACCTTCCCGGTGTGCGTGTGGCACAGCATTAAGCCTGGGGACAACCAGGGTCTCCAGGGAGCTGCTTGTGAAGTGGTGGTTCCCGAGGGGACCTCTGTCCTCCCATCCCTTTCCCCGCAGCAGGCTGCTCCCCTTCTCTTGCAGGCGGTGCCCGGACTGCAGGGGTTCAGGAGGAAGTTCAACAGTCCCATCGAAATCACCAGTAAGGACCACGGCTCTGCCTGCGGGATGGGGGGACATGTGGGTGGACGGGCTGGGCTTTGGGGGAGGCTCGGTCCTCTCTCTCTGCATCCAGTGGCGTATCTGCATTGAGGGTCCCCTTCCCCGAGATCGTGCGCTCCTGTTAGGACAGATGAAGGGGAAACCTCTTCTGTAGTGGATAACTCcaaaggaggaggcagctggcAGGATCAGGGACAGTGATGGGAGAGCGGAGGTCAGGCTGAGTTGGCTCAGTCCTCCAAGAACCAGGACTTTCTCTGCAGCTTGGGCTCCTGCCGCCCCAGGGTCCAGGGAGACATCTGCATTACTTCTTTTGTGGCAATCCCGTTGGGTGTTAGACCTCAAAGTCTCGCCTAAGACCATCATCTCTTCTGAGAGCAATTTCTTCCTTGCTTGGTCATCTTGGGGAAGGTATCCTTGACCCTGTTGGCCACCTGCCACGATCACTGGTCTCTGGTGGGGAGCAAGAGGGCCCTCCACAGCCAAGCTATGACAAATGGCAGCTTGGGAGTTCTTCAAATTTGGTGGTGACCTGAAACTTGGCACAGCAGCTTGTGTGGCAGGGGGCAATCACTGGAAACTTTTCATCCTGCCTGGTATCAGCAAGACCCATTAGgaaattacttttctatttctCTCTTATCTTGCCTCTTAAGCTGACAGGCAGAAAGAATGGTACTTCTTCCAGATAATGGAAGATGAAGGGAGGCAAGGGGGGAAAGATCATTTAATGCAGAGAAGGAATGGCGTTTCCCCTGCGTGTGCAGGCAATTAACGGCCACGTTTCCCACGCTGAGGCTGGCAGGTGGAAAGGTCCCTTCTCCTTGTGCTAAGGAGGAGTCATCTGCTCGCCTTCCTGCGAAGGGCAGGCAGATAAAGGCAGCCCAGGGGACACGTCAGCTCCGCAAGAAGATAGAGGCATGTGCAATCCGGATGGACGTCACCAGGAGAGCCTAATCCCCTCTGCCTGGGCTGGGTGATGGGGTGATTCAGTCTCCTGACCATGTCCCGCGCAGGTCAATGACTTGCAAAGTTGGGCGAGCAGAGGTGCAGCTGGCGGAGGTTGATGGCAGAGAAGGAGAGATGACTTAGTAGGTCAAGGGAGGGTGAAAGCCTTGGGAGCTGAGATGTCCTCCCAGCCTAGGCTTTGCTGTACCATGGAGGTTTCCAGAGTGAAGGCCTTGGCAGTTGACCGCTGGCTGGCTGACCCAGCTTGCACAGCACTCTGCAAAACACAAGTAGCAGCAGCTTTTGCCTCCCTGTTGGCAAAGGGCTTCCCACCACCCTCCTGGAGAGCAAAGTGCAGTCATGCGTCCAAAACCACAGTAAGCAGGGGACAGTAAAACCCAGATGGCTTGGCGGGTAACTGAAACCTCTAGCGGGGTGGATGAGGACCTGCTGCCCATCTCTCTTCTTTTATGACAGGTCTTGATGACTCCTTCGACCGCAACTCCGTTTACCGTGGCTCCCTGACACAGAGAAACCCCAACGGAAAGAACAGGAGAGTGGAGCGGCTCTTTGCGGTACGAACCCAGCCACCCGAGAGGGTGTCTGGCCAGGGGTCCGTGTGGGACCTGACTCCCTGGGCACGCACAGAGGGACCTGTCCCTCCCCATGCTCCCCTCGAGCTGGTGGAGCCCCAGGTCGCAGCATGCTGGCCGGCGAGGGCAGGCACATATATATGGGCATCACCCCCTGGGGTCTGGGATGTCATGAGCCCCAGGGTGAGGGGACCAAACAAGACGTGTGTTTTTGAATTCCTACTGCCCGCGTGGCCCATGGGATGAGGCAGGTCCTCACTGCATGCAGTGGTAGCTGGAAGGGACAGGGAGCACGCTGGCCTCGTCACCTGGGGTGGCAGATGTGGCTGGGGGTGGTGTGGGCACGGCAGTGAGCTGAGGTTTCTCCCTCTGGTGCCTTGCAGAAGCCTGTGATGACCCACCTGTCCTGAGGAGAGGGGGACCCTCCTGCCACCGCATTTCACTGATGATACAAGACCTCAGCACAAAGCCTCGCTGCCTTCCCCCCAGTgcttgctcttccttcttcccatgCACACCTCTCCCTGAAAGCCTGGACAGGAGGGAAGCCAAAGGCCACGGGCAGGGGTCTtgctggggagaggagcaaggcacTGGGGTGCGGACACGTGGCCAGGGGCTGTCGTGAGAGGATGCAGGCATGAGACCTCAGCTTTGGGCAGCTCTTTGGTACTGGGTCAACCAAGGggaccagggggctgcagagcGGGAGCAACCTcctcagagggagctggacaCCAGTGTGGCTTCCCAGCATGAGAACTGGGAGCAGTGACATGGCCCTCACTCTGCAAAAGCTAGTCCCAACCCTTGATAAAAGGCCAATGTCATCTGCCACAGCCATCTCATCACTGTCAGGGCctgtccctgctctctcctgGGTTGGTGCTGAGTGGggacaggagctggcagcaggcacGGGATGCCCTTGGGGTaccccaggcagagcagggaccCAGGCATTCCAGGCTGGGATTTGCATCCCAgtgctgatcccgactccctgcGATGTCCCTTGGAGTATCActtcccttccctgggcagcaaaGCAGGGTGAGAGCAGCACTGGCTCCCTCCCAGCAAGCATTTGGCCGGCAGATCTTTGCATGAAGCTGCGCAAACACTCGCCGAAGCTTCTCACCACCGTGCCTGAAGCAGCTGTGACCATCTGGGGACATGAGTGAGGCGAGGCTTGCAGGAAGCAGTGGCAAGAAAGGTGGAAGAAAAGCCGGAGGGCTCGTTAGggattggtttgtttttccagctCTTGAAGATGTCCCCTATCCCTGCAAGGTTACACCAGCAAGTTCAGAAGGACTTTAGCAAGCAGAGTGTGGGTgcttctctggaggctttctcTGCCCCACAGAGGGGTCAGCCCATGCCAGGAGGCGCTTTGTGGACGAGCATGTCCCCTGTCCCTGATGATGGGATTATAGGATCTGGTAGGACCATCCGATCCTTTGGAGGAGCCGGGGGCTGCGGTGGCCCTGGGCTCCTGCCAGTTGACAGCAGCATTAGAAACGCCCTCCCCCAGAACCCCCAAACTGTTTTCCTCCAGCATTTAATTCCCCACATCCAGTGATCCCGGTGGATCAGCGCCTGGCCCCATACCCACTCCTGGGGCATCGGGACAGGAAAGGCGTTGCTTTCTCTTGCAGGAAACTTTGGAGAAGGTCCATGGTAAAAAATTTTGCTCGGTACCCACCGGTCCCTGTCCTTTATAGCCCCCACCTTCCTCCCTCCGCAGCAGGCGACCTTGGGAGGATTGCTCGCAGCCGGAGCGGGGATGTCAGACAATGCTGGCAGTTTCCCATCGACGGCCACTCAGACTGGGCCATTTTAGGCTATTCCTGTGAATCTGAACTAAAACCACTTTAATTATGAAGCGGTAGTGTGAACTCTCATGCGAGTAACACGTACACTTGCCTTTGGTAGTAGTAGAGGTCAGTAGAAATGGGTCACGCGGTCAGCGCAGGGCAGTCTTGTAAGTCCATAGTCCAGGCTTCCCAGctggaaacaaaagcagtttcttattttaaaattaaatccttctGGCCTGAAGTTGAAAAGGGTAAGTGCAAACCACTGCCATAGTAGGAACTCTCCCAAGGGGACACCATGGCGTTGCCGGGGGCATGTCTTGCTGCCCAGCCGCCCTGGCTGCTCGGCTGGCAGAAGGGAGCCCCACCAAGATCTGGGCCCCCCTAGGGGTTTGCACCCCTCCTTCTGGTGTCAGGGCTCAGCCTTCGCCCCAGAGGCGCCTCTTGCTGCACCCAGTTGCAGCTGCAACTCGAGCCCTTCCCCGCACCCGCTCGGATGCTCGTCCCCGGGGAGAAGTCCTCGCAGCGAGCCTCAGCGCCGCAAAGCGAGGTGTCCTTCAGGCTGTAGTCACCCACGTTGTTATTTGCTGGTTTCCTGCCCCATCTGCCTGTGtagagaatatatatatgtgtatactaAATCATTCAATAAAGCCAACTTTGTGTCTGGAACCTAGAATccatttttcagtgttctttcaGCTCGTTTGAGCAAaggctcctctctctccctgtcctCTCCTTTAACCACCTGGTGCCCCCCTGCACCGCGCTTTAAAATTAAGCAGGTGAAAGCAGACGGGTGCCACATTGGCAGCACCGGAGCAGAAcggggggagatggggatgaAGGGGATGGCAATACGACTTGTCAGACGCCGGCGACAGGCACACAGACGGGCTGAGCAGGGTCGGTGGTACCCAGCGGTGAGGCCGGGCGCAGGGGGTGCGCGGTGTGGGGATAAGGAGGGGCTGGCTCTGAAATGCGCCGCTCCAACTTCTGTGGAAACCCAGGAGCAAATCTGGGAGCCACCCGAAACACAAGCCCACACTGAGAGgttgttttaaagctgtattaAATCGCAGCAACAACCCTGGGCTCGAGAGAGCGCTGCTGAGCCTGGGGTCTGTGTTTCCTTGGctggcgggtttttttttttctccgctgTTCatccccttcccttgcctttGATGCCCCTCCACAGCCACCACCCTCCGTCCCCTCCCGTGACCACCCCCGGCACTGGCAGCGCTCAGGCGTCAGAGCCGACCGCAGCACGATACGGAGCTCTGTCccggggcactgccagccccacgTGGGCCGGGGGACAGACAGACCCTTTCCCCCTGCCCACACCCCACTTGTGACAGCGTCTTCACCATCCTGCCAACGCAGAGATGTCCTTGTTTCGGCATGTGCCTCAAAGTCCCAATAATTCCAGTTTTGCCGGGGGGTGGATGTGTGTTTGGACCctgaccacccccccccacccggtGCTGGGGACCCGAGCTGGCTCCAGTGTTGCATCTGGCAGAACAAACGCCATCAGAAAACCTTCACCTGGGGGTGGTTTATCCCCTTGAAAATGGGAGGTTTGAAACCCTCACACTGCGGGGACGAGCCCGCTCCTGCCAGCCCGCATGCCCCAGCAAGTCACCTTCCCCTTGTCTCCgtatttaattttctggtttcCTTAAAGCAGCCTTTGTGGGGGGCGGGTGAAGGAGAAAGGGTGGTGGCGCCCAGCATAACTCCTGCAGTGCAGCAGGAACAGCACACCCCACAAGTGGGGTGACAGAGCAGAAAACTTCCCCTTGTCCAAAATaacaccggctggaggacggggATTTAACACGTTCCCAAGCTATCCGCCTCGGCCGGCGGAAGATAAAACGCTGGTCCCTTCTGAGTCATGAAAATCCCTGTGCTGAtttgatgagaggggacggcagggaggggagatgcCCCAGCTCGGTCCCCGCGGGGCCTCGCCTCTGACATCAGCACGAAAAACGGCCATAAAAAGGGCTCCTGGCGGGGACTCCGGCTCAGACggcagctgctgggctcagcGGGACGGCAGCCGGGCACTTCGCCTTGCCACGCCGCGGTAAGTGCAgcctgcctctctccctcttgtgATGCTTTTCTTGCCGGATAATTTCCCCAGAACCGCTTTGCCTCTGTGCATGCATCCTCGTGTCCGTCCAGCTGGCTGGCGAGGGGAGTTCCGTAAGGGGATTGCAAACCTGAGCCCTCAGGAGCCACGACTGGGTCCTGCCCGCCATGCTGCAAACTTCTCCTTTGCTGAACTCCCCGGAAATAAAGCTGTCGctgtgtcccctccgtgtcctgCTTAACCCGGCTCTCCTGCTTctgcccctggccctgctccctcgTCGCTCGAGCCCATCGCTCGGCGCGCCCTGCACAGTCCCCGCTCACCGCCTCGGTGCCATAAGGCGTGTTACAGGGTGGTCCTGGGTTATCATTTGGGTGGTGGGGGACCAGGGGTGGGTGCCAAGGGTGCAGACGTGACCAGGGTCCATCCATCACCCAGCATCTGGCAGCAAAGCCCCTTTGTGCCTCCAGCCCTGCGTTTCGGCACTGGCCGCCCTCCCCATCTCCTGGGCTGCAGGGTCCCACCACCGCGGGCATGCCGGGGGTCCTGGCCAGAAAGAGCGATGCCAGGCCTGGCCTAAGGCGCTAGGCTAGGACAAAAACCTATTTTAATTGACTTGAGGTTTGTACAGCTCCCGTTTGCGGGGGATATTTTCCCTAGAGGTATCAGCTCCAGCAAAACCCCCGGGTTTTGATCCAGCTGCCTCGTGCCCTTTGCACGGCAGCCAGTCTGGGGATGCTGCGACAGGGACGGCAGCCCCATCCCCTCCATTGCAGCTGTCCCCTCctgatggggggggacaccccctgATGAGCTTTTAACCCAGGAAACCCAAGCGGGATGTCTCTGCAACAGCCAAACCCCTTCCCACCCACAGCCGCGTCGGAGGCTGCCGTCTTCGTGGTACCAGCGGGAAGCGCCAGGGGCCAGGGGGCTTTGGTGCCAAGCCATCGTGGCCAGAGAGTGTCGGGGATGAAGCTGGGGACCAcctgcctcctctgcctgctgctcacCTGCCTGACCCTGCCCATCGCCCACGGCCACGTCCGCGAGCGCTCCATGGAAATCAGGAGTAAGGAGAGCAGGAGTAAGGGactcccccagcccaccccccaccccgcctccagcCCCTTCTGCATCCCCAGACTCAGCTGCAtggatggggccgggggggggagggaagggggtgacTACGCAGAAGCAAAGGTTTGCTTTGAAACAGCCTCTGCAACAGCTTTTAtactcccaccccagccccttttccccctcccctggggTTCATGCCCCCCTCACCTCCACAGGTGCAATGCACCAtcacccctctgtgcccccccctcATCACTCCCCGACGGTTCCttggtttttttgccttgcagACCCGGACATCGACCCCTCCTGGTACACGGGGCGCGGGATCAGGCCGGTGGGGCGGTTCGGCCGACGGCGAGCCCTGGGCCAGGGCATCATCCATGGCGGGGGGGCTGGCCGGCCGCAAGCCTGCGCACCCTCCCgcccgcacccccagcccccccgggaggAACGCAGCCCCTGAGGTGAACCCCACAATAAAAGCCCTTCTCCTCTCAGCCCCTGTGTCCTAGCCTCTCTGCTCCCAAATGCAGCGcagggggggtcacgggggggttGCAGGGAGTTGGGGGACGGGACGGGGTTGGGTGGGGGGATGCGACCCCCCAGATTGCTGGTCTCGCGGCAGTTTTGCAGCCTGCCCCAGCGGTGTGTGCAGTCCTGCATGACACGGCATGTTTATCCCACAcatccccccacacacacaaaaaaacaccctaaaaataagccccagagccccccccccatttcccagGTGCATGCCCTGGGGTCCCCGCAGCatggtggcacccatgggtgaTGCCAACACCTTAATTTCCCTGGTGTTGGGGTCAGAAACAGACACCCCATTTCCATGGCCCGGGTCAGAAACGTTTGGGGAGCACATGGGGCCCCATCCATCACGCTGCATGTCCCCAGACATCCCCTCGTGAGCTGTGACCCCCAAGGCAGATCATTTTCTCCACTTTCCAGTTTTGGGGGCAagaggggcaggggggaaggtgaCCCCCAGCCCTCAGCATCCCCGTCTGCAGCTCCTGGCCCAGCACTGGGGGTCTGGGGCTGTTTGGGAAGGGAAGGGTTAATCtcaggagggagggggcaggtggGAGGGGATGAGGGGCAATTAGCACCcctgcctcccagctgccctAAGGAGCGGGGATTTAGGCAGGAGGAGACAGCAGCTTTCCTTTCTGGCTGGGAAGGAGCTCCTGTCCTGTACTGGGATGGCTTGTCACGCTGGGGAAGCATCGCAGGTGGGTGCCCCTGGCTGgtgtggggtccctggggtgggacCTAACCTGACAAACCTGGGCGAAGAGTGCTGTGGTTCCCTCCTCAATGTGGGGAGCATCTTCGAGGGTGTCTGCTGCCTTCGTGGCCAAGCCCAGCCTGGCCAAGCCTTGCCCCTCTGTCAAGGGGTGCCTCAAAAACCCAGCGGCGCATTGGGCGAGCGGTGCCACCCTTCCTCTGTGGCCATGCTCGTGGTGCCGCAGCTGTTCTGGAGAGGGCAATGTCTCCCCCTGGGTTTGTTGGGCActgtcatagaaccatagggtcagaagggacctctggagatcgcccagtccaaccccctgccagagcagggtcacccagagcaggtggcacaggaacgcgtccgggtgggtttggaatgtctccggagacagagactccaccacctct is a window of Larus michahellis chromosome 7, bLarMic1.1, whole genome shotgun sequence DNA encoding:
- the PRLH gene encoding prolactin-releasing peptide produces the protein MKLGTTCLLCLLLTCLTLPIAHGHVRERSMEIRNPDIDPSWYTGRGIRPVGRFGRRRALGQGIIHGGGAGRPQACAPSRPHPQPPREERSP